One Nicotiana tomentosiformis chromosome 4, ASM39032v3, whole genome shotgun sequence genomic window carries:
- the LOC138909244 gene encoding uncharacterized protein: MYCVKVLCKKFTKIEFKHVPRIQNKFADVLATLSSMIQHPNKNYIHPIEIEIKDQHAYCFHVNEEPDGKPWYHDIKKFLATKEYPENATNGEKRALGKVANHFFLNGEVLYRRTPDLGLLRYVDATEATRLLEEIHTGTCGPHMNGFTLAKKILRVGYFWMTMESDSIRYVQKCHQCQIR, from the coding sequence ATGTACTGCGTGAAGGTGTtgtgcaagaagttcacaaagattgagttcaagcacgtCCCCAGAATTCAAAACAAGTTCGCCGACGTCCTTGCAACCTTATCATCCATGATTCAGCATCCAAACAAGAATTACATCCACCCAATCGAGATAGAAATCAAGGATCAACATGCATATTGCTTCCATGTAAATGAAGAACCAGATGGTAAACCTTGGTATCACGACATCAAGAAGTTCCTTGCGACCAAAGAGTACCCAGAAAATGCTACTAATGGTGAAAAGCGAGCCCTCGGGAAGGTGGCAAACCACTTTTTCCTCAACGGGGAAGTCTTGTACAGAAGGACCCCAGACTTAGGTTTGCTGAGATATGTGGACGCCACTGAAGCAACCAGACTGTTGGAAGAAATACATACAGGGACGTGCGGCCCCCATATGAACGGGTTCACGttagccaagaagattttgagagttggatacttttggatgactatggaaagtgACAGTATCCGCTACGTGCAGAAGTGTCATCAGTGCCAGATTCGCTAA
- the LOC104100152 gene encoding uncharacterized protein has translation MEYSKEKTGPWLSVPQFGNWDQKGAFPDYSMDFSKIRENRKQNKKDLSRASLGNEKELIFNTKKDVNSGYSPHSNDHHYHQNRCPTRMKRIFNYFNCCSAKA, from the exons ATGGAATATAGCAAGGAG AAAACTGGACCATGGCTATCAGTGCCACAATTTGGAAACTGGGACCAAAAGGGTGCATTCCCAGACTACTCTATGGATTTCTCTAAAATAAGAGAGAATAGGAAACAAAACAAGAAAGATTTGTCTAGAGCCAGTTTAGGTAATGAGAAAGAGCTCATTTTTAATACCAAAAAGGATGTAAATTCAGGTTACTCTCCCCACAGTAATGATCACCATTACCATCAAAACCGCTGTCCCACT AGGATGAAAAGGATCTTCAACTATTTCAACTGCTGTAGTGCAAAAGCTTGA
- the LOC104100151 gene encoding uncharacterized protein — protein sequence MSNSAASLFTSLTTPTPQLLVQCSSSSSSPLNSSTNPGKWSLRIRASSSSAAAPGVDLSTLQTAISKKDSNAVKEALDQLVEVGWARKWSSQPYVSRRTTSLRELTILGIKNAENLAIPSVRNDAAFLFTVVGTTGFLGVLAGQLPGDWGFFVPYLIGSISLVVLGIGSTSPGLLQAAIDGFSSFFPDYQERIARHEAAHFLVAYLIGLPILGYSLDIGKEHVNLIDERLEKLIYSGQLDSKELDRLAVVAMAGLAAEGLKYDKVIGQSADLFTLQRFLNRSKPSLSKDQQQNLTRWAVLFAGSLLKNNSKLHEALITAMANKASVTECIEAVEKAA from the exons ATGTCGAATTCTGCAGCATCTCTCTTCACTTCTCTAACGACGCCGACGCCTCAGTTGTTGGTAcaatgtagtagtagtagtagtagtccACTTAATTCCTCTACAAACCCCGGAAAATGGAGCCTTAGAATTCGAGCTTCCTCCTCCTCAGCCGCTGCTCCTGGTGTTGATTTGTCCACCCTCCAAACCGCCATTTCTAAG AAAGATAGTAATGCTGTCAAAGAGGCACTTGATCAGCTAGTTGAAGTTGGTTGGGCCAGAAAGTGGAGTTCTCAACCATATGTGTCACGTCGCACG ACATCTCTTAGAGAGCTGACAATTCTCGGAATAAAGAATGCTGAGAACCTTGCAATCCCAAGTGTCAGAAATGAT gcaGCTTTTCTATTTACAGTGGTAGGCACAACAGGGTTTTTGGGCGTTCTTGCTGGCCAACTTCCTGGG GATTGGGGTTTCTTTGTTCCGTACTTAATAGGAAGCATATCATTAGTAGTTTTGGGGATTGGAAGTACTTCCCCAGG GCTCCTTCAGGCTGCCATTGATggattttcatcattttttcctGATTATCAGGAGAGAATTGCCAGGCACGAAGCAGCACATTTCTTAG TTGCCTACCTAATTGGTCTTCCCATCCTTGGGTATTCACTGGATATTGGGAAAGAGCATGTCAATTTAATTGATGAAAGGCTGGAAAAGCTGATCTATAGTGGGCAGCTTGATTCAAAAGAGCTAGACAG GCTGGCAGTGGTAGCGATGGCCGGACTGGCAGCAGAAGGGCTGAAGTATGATAAAGTTATTGGTCAATCAGCTGACCTTTTCACTCTTCAG AGATTTCTAAACAGGAGCAAGCCGTCGCTTAGCAAAGACCAGCAACAGAACCTTACAAGATGGGCG GTTCTATTTGCTGGTTCACTACTGAAAAATAATAGCAAGCTTCATGAGGCCCTAATAACGGCAATGGCAAACAAGGCATCGGTCACAGAATGCATAGAAGCAGTTGAGAAGGCAGCTTAA